DNA from Metabacillus flavus:
ACGCCCCTATTAAACCATAGAAAAGTGCTTTCTTTCTTTGCTCCTCAGGAAGCGGGCGGACCATAACTGCAAGAACAAGCGCATTGTCAGCAGATAATAGCCCTTCTAAAATCACCAGGGTAAGAATTAATCCCCAGCTTGTAGGGCTTGTCAGTACTTCGCCCCACATCTGCCAGTCAAAAAACTGGGCATACGTGTCTACAAAAGCATTTAATATTTCATTCATTGTGACGACATAACCTCCTAAGATTCGAGCAATACTTTAACTAGTATACAAGATTTGGGCTCTCTTGTTAAGCAAAAAGGCAATCTAGCTTCCTATCATCTGCTCTGACTGATCTTCCTCTTCTTTATCACGGCTTCGATGGGCCATTCTGCTCGCTGCCGCTGCAGCCAATGCAGCCACAATATCATCAAGGAATGTATTGACCCGATCATCTTTATGCTCATCCAGTTCTTTAATAATCCCGAATTTCTCTTTATCAAGAAATCCGAAGTTGGTCAGTCCGATCGAACCATATACATTGACGATTGAAAGGGGAATGATTTCATCAATTCCATATAAAGGCTCGTCCGTTTCTACGAGATGCTGCAGCGGCTGGGGCAGCAATTTCTTTTCAGCTAGTTCATCCAAAGCAAGTCCGGTTAAAACGGCGTGGACGATTTCCCTTTTGCTTAGCACCCGTTCTACATTATAGACACAGTCTTCATGGGTAAGCGCCGGTATGTAGCGTTCCTGAAGCCGGAAGACGATATCGGCAATATCAGCTATCGTTACTCCCCTGTCTTTCAGCATATCAATGGTAATTGCGGTCATTTCTTTCATCGTGTATTTAGCCATTAGACTGATCGCCCCTTTTTAATGAGTCATCCAAGCGGGTGGAGTATTCCGGTCCCAATAAATGCTGCCCAGTTCATGATGCTGTTCAAATGAATCTCTGCTTAAATGGTAATGAAAATTGAACCAGTAGCCCTCTCCGGGAGGATGATCCACACGGACGTGGAAACGAATTACATCTTTACCGGAATTCCGGTCGTAAATATGAAAGATTTTTTCGCTTCTCCCTGAACCGGGTTTCTCACTGATTACAAGATTTGAGGATTCTTCTAATGTCAGCTCTCTTTCCATTACTTCTTCGATTTTTGGCAGGATCATCATATCGAATTTCGATTCAATTACCGGGCCAATTCTGTCCCCGAATTTTTGATGCGTTTGCTCTTTGGCCATCTGTTTAAAATATTGGATATCCGGTTCAATAATTTGCGATTTGTGGGAATCTGATTGCTCGGGAATGATGGTTTTAGAAAAGTCTTGAGAATTCTCTTCTGCGAGCAGCACAGCGGGAGGCGAAACCATTCCCAGTGTGACAATTGAGAACAAGGCTACGAGCGATTTTTTAAGCCATTTATTCATGGTTTTCCTCTCTTAAATGTATTCTCTATTATTCTATCATAGCCCTTGACAATTCTCCTTATTAAGTTAAAGAAAACGCTTTTATTGCCAGCGCATTTCCTTTACAATAAATGTATTAAGATACGGGAGGCTTGTTATGTACGAAGCACTGCTTATCACTGCAAGTTTCATTACCCTCATTTATATGATTTTCATGGAAATAACAGATTAAAAGCCCGGAAATTAATCCGGGCTTTCTCTGCGTATAAATGGGCAAGCTTCTCACATTTTTTTCGCTTTGGATGATGCAGAGCTTTTTTGTTTTCCTGCTTCTTGATTTGTCGTTCCCTGTCCTTCTGTCTCAGGCGAACCAAGCTGTGATTTCGACGGATCTGCTTTTTTGCGTGACATTCCCTTCACCTCCGAGTCCTAGTTTTGCCTAATCCCCTTTTTCTATAACCCCGAAGTGAAAGGAAGCTGAACGGCGTTTAATTTGGCTGAAGCCCCATTTTTCAAACCTTCCGCTCGTCCAATGATCTTTTAAGACCACCCGTTCCTTTGCTA
Protein-coding regions in this window:
- a CDS encoding YuzL family protein, with translation MSRKKADPSKSQLGSPETEGQGTTNQEAGKQKSSASSKAKKM
- a CDS encoding phosphatidylglycerophosphatase A family protein, with protein sequence MAKYTMKEMTAITIDMLKDRGVTIADIADIVFRLQERYIPALTHEDCVYNVERVLSKREIVHAVLTGLALDELAEKKLLPQPLQHLVETDEPLYGIDEIIPLSIVNVYGSIGLTNFGFLDKEKFGIIKELDEHKDDRVNTFLDDIVAALAAAAASRMAHRSRDKEEEDQSEQMIGS
- a CDS encoding YpjP family protein — translated: MNKWLKKSLVALFSIVTLGMVSPPAVLLAEENSQDFSKTIIPEQSDSHKSQIIEPDIQYFKQMAKEQTHQKFGDRIGPVIESKFDMMILPKIEEVMERELTLEESSNLVISEKPGSGRSEKIFHIYDRNSGKDVIRFHVRVDHPPGEGYWFNFHYHLSRDSFEQHHELGSIYWDRNTPPAWMTH